CGATCTCCATCTACGAGTGCCGACACACGTAACCGCCGCCCTAGCAACGCAATAAATACAGGCATGTTGTCCACACTGCCTACTGGTATGATAGACAATCTCGGGTCTAAACCAACTTGTCCGTGAGAGATCAAGTACTCCGTAAATCTCTGTAAATAAACGAAATCACTGCTGCCCTCGACAGCCAAGTGCTGCCCAGAGCCAAGAAAGAGATGCTGACTTACTGAGTATCCCAACGCAGATTCTACAGGCAAAATGGTATCCCGATCCGCCGATAAATTGACCTTAGTCACAGAAACTCCATTATCAGGATTTTCCCGAGTTGACCGATCATGTACTCCTCGAAGTTTCTCATACCGTGTGGGATCAACCATGTGCTGGGAGTGAGTGGTATAGAGCGTCTGTTTAGATGCACCAAGCTCTCGCATTATAAATCTAACAAAATCGCGCTGAGCGTCCCCGTGCAAACTTGTACCTGGTTCGTCCAGCAAGACAATTATCGGTTCCTCGCTTTCCTGATGAGCACTAAATGCTGCGAAAAACGAAAAGAACCATTGAAAACCAGATGACCGCGTAGAAAAGTTCGTTTCAACTCCACCGTGACGTCCATCTCTCAACTGGATTTTGAGTAATCGGTGCATAATATGTCCACCATTTGGGTGCTGACCAACACTGACGTTGTCTGTATCAAAAACAACCTCTAAGTCCGTATTTTGTCGCCAATACTCAAAGGCGTGACGCGTTAAATCTACACTAGCTGCTTGGAGTTCTGCCTTTCGACTGTCGTAATTATCATCAAGAAAATCTTCCGGTCTTTCGCCCGCATGCTGCAATAAAGCAACGATGGTCTCTTCTTCTTCGTTCAGAGCTTGTCCAGCCTGTACTTTACTAGCCAAATCAGTCAAATCCGCTTCACCAGGTAAATTTTGATAGTTAGAGAAATAGAACGTTTTTGGAACTAACTCCAGAATGTCGTCACAAACGTCATCTTGCTCTGCTCCGTCAACCAGATAGGCCCACTCATCGATGCGATTAGCAAGTGTCGTCCACGCCTTGGATTGAAGAGCAGACTCACCAGCAAGTTCTTCGGCTCTTCTCCGTGCCAATGCAGCAGCTTCGCTACATGTAGGGGCCGTCTGCAACAGCTGTGACGCGTCTTCAGCGCTCAGCTCTGCTGCCTCTGCAGCAGCTTGGACGACAGCATCCAGCGGTGCTTGAAGTACCATTTTAAGTTCGTTAGCGTAGGTTTTAGAGACTCTTAGGATGGCTCCTTCTGGTAGTTCACTTTCCACCAGATCTTTTAGCGCAGCACGATCTTCGTCATCTAATATAAATGTGAGGGTTACCGGCTTCGTATCCATGATGTTTTCGTTGTTACGGCGATCACGAGCCAACCGCCACCGAGGATATTCAGTAGTTAAGTCAAAACGGTTCTTCTGCTCGTTGCCGTTCGCTGGGTGCACGCGATGAATGGCTTGTAGAATCGTTGTTTTACCAGATTCATTTTTGCCGATAAAACAGGTTACATCTGCTTCAATTTCTATGGTCTGCGGTTCCACAAAGTTCTTGAAATACTGCACAGTAACTTCCGTTAATCGCATGAACGACACTCCCGTTCGATTAGGTCTTCTATTCCAAACTTCGACATGTTCCGAACAAAACCTTCTCCATGCTTCTGCATAGCTTGTCCACGCGGACATCATGAGGTAACAGAATCCCCACGTGACCGTCATCTCTCTTCAAGTCCTCTCCGATAACAATCGGCTACAGCCTCCACAATGGCATTGTGGCGATCTGTTGTAAGAGTTTCATTGGTGGGAACAGGGGGAACAATTTTCACTGTTATATTTCCGTATGTCCTCACAATTTCCCGCTTCTCCGGCGATGCATTCCGACGCGAACTCATACGTGCACCTCCATGATGCACGTTATGACTGAGCCGCTTGTACACTTGCCCCGACAAGCCACACCTGACAAAAACTAGTGATTTTTCATCGGTCAATGGAGTAAAATCAAAGACGAAGTACAGATAAAGAAGCAAGGAGCGACAGATAAAATGGGCTTTACATCATCTGACTTTCCCATCCGACTGCAGCGAGTTTTTATGTATCTACGTAAATCGCGAGAAGATCGCGAGGCTGAGTTGCGGGCACAGCAGGAGGGCCGGGAAGACGAAATAGAAACCCTCGCCAAACATCGGCGCACCCTGCTTAATCTGGCTCACCGATATGAGCACAACATTGTCCGTATATATGAAGAAGTTGTCAGCGGTGAATACATATCCGAACGCCCAGAAATGATTAGTTTGTTGCGGTCAGTAGAGTCCGGAGAGGCAGACGCCGTCTGGTGTATGGACCTTGATCGTCTCGGGCGTGGTGACATGTTTGACCAAGGGCAAATTATACGTGCGTTCAAGGACTCGGGCACACTGATTTTAACACCAGAGAAAGTTTATGATTTGTCTGATGAAATGGATGAAGAATGGACCGAATTCCAAACGTTTATGGCGCGACGCGAGCTCAAAATGATTACAAAGCGAATGCAACGTGGACGAGTAGCCTCAGTTCAAGACGGAAAGTATATCGGCACTCGACCGCCATTTGGCTACGATGTAAACAAAGATTTGGTTTTAGTTCCAAATGCCGATGCCGACACGATTCGACTGATCTACGATTTGTACGTCAACCACTACATGGGCTGTAACCGAATTGCTGCCCGTCTTAATGAACTAGAACTACGCACTTCAACTGGCAAGTTGTGGCGCGGGGAGACGGTGTTACAATACCTTAAAAACCCAGTATATGCCGGATGGATTGTGTGGAAAAAGGTCAAAGCTGACAAACGTAAAGGTACATTCCAACAGCGACCAAGAAATGAATGGATTGTTGCTCGTGGGAAGCATGAGCCTATTATCAGCCAAGAACTTTATGATAAAGCGACAGAACTTCGGCAAAGAAAATCCATCCCGCGCGTGCCGAAATCAAGCAACATCGCGAGTCCATTAACCGGACTGGTGATATGTGGCAAGTGCGGATACCATATGATCCGTCGCCCTTACGGACGTCAACTCCCCCACCTAATGTGTGCCAATCCACACTGCGATCAAAAAAGTTCGCGGTTAGAGTATGTCGAGAGGGCCGTTTTCCGGGCACTTGAAGAATGGCTTGAAGACTATAAAGTCACAGTCGACGAGGTCATGGCAGAACTCGCTCCCACCACGCAGGAAGATACTCGGTTTCAAGAAAAGCTGTCGTATCTTGATTCTGAAATTGAAAAAGCAAATAATCAGCGAGATAAGCTACATGACCTACTGGAGCAAGGTGTATATAACCACGAGACATACTTAGAACGTAATCAGAAACTCATGACTCGGCTTGAAGAGTTTAGGCGACAGAAAAAGGCTCTCGAAGATGAAATCGAACGGTTTTCACGAACCAATGTTGCGCGTCAGCAGGTTATTCCTGAAATTCAACATGTCTTGGACGCTTACCACTATACCGACGATGTCCAAAAAAAGAACAACTTGCTCAAGAGCGTGCTAGAAAAAGTCGTATATAACAAGGAGAAGTGGCAGCGCGGAGACCAGTTTGAACTTATCCTATATCCGCTAGTCTAAATACAGATAACATCTGATGGAGAATGAAATCACAATACAAGATGTGCTCGGTTCAGACGCCGACGAGACCGAAGAAGAGGTCAGCAAGCGGATGGAGATCCGCAACATGCTCAACCTGATGAATACGCTGGATGAGCGAGAGCGGACAGTTATCGGCCTGCGGTTTGGTCTTGCAGATGGTCAAGAATGGACGCAGAATGCAGTCGCCGAATACCTCGGCATTTCCCGCTCGTACGTCTCTCGTCTCGAGAAACGTGCACTGCTCAAAATGTTCCACCAGTCTTATGCGGGCAAGCGCAAACGCAAATCGTTTGTATATCGGCCTCCAGTGGATAACTAAATCAGTATGTAGTAGCTCGATTAGAAGTCGGGTCATAAATACAAGGGTTGGGGATCCCCTGCCCTTGTATTTATCTTCGTCCTCACAAACCCAGGTCGTCTAACCTCTTTGGGCATCTCCCTGGGGTACTGACTTGTGAGAAAGAAAGTCCCATCAAATAAAGAACAGCTACAAAGGTACTGGAATCTGGTCACACTCTTCTAATATGGACGTGGTCTCCCCCAAGGTAAAATAGAGGTAATAGGATGGCAATTATCCAGCAAATCAATCCTTGTCGTTCCAACCCGATGACGAACGGACACAGGCGACCATTCAACTGCACGAAGCACGTCGTTTAAAGTAACACGACTCGTACCTAGAAGAAGTATTCCTTGGCTTCTTCCCAACTGTTGAAGCGTGGGTATCCAGTCTGATCCAGATTGTGATGAGCTGTAAACAAGATCCCTTGTCCTGGAAATCGAACAAAATGCCGTGGACTGTCGTCAATGAGGTAGTCCGCATTAACAATAGTCTTATTTCCACAAAAGACAAAGCGTTGCTCAGAGAGGAACGGAAAGTTTTCTCGCAGCCATTCGTACTTTGCGGAAAATGAATGTGGAATGTCCATGGCAGCCGTAGCAATGTATACTTCATACTGTTCGTTCAGTAGAGCGATGATTTCCTGACTGCCCTCAATGACCTCCAAGTCCCTGAAAAATTCCGGGTCGGCCAGCAAGTCCAGTATTTCCTTGGCCTTATGAGGGCGAGCATGCCAAAGCTTCTTTCCGTTTAAATCTTCTACTGTTAAAGATTCATTGAACACTTCGTTATAAACTCTCAAATGTTTGGATGTAAAGTCTGCTATGGTATCGTCCATATCAATTGCAATTCTCTTCACTAACAATCGCTCCACCTTTCAGTGTGCAACTTTCAATTCAGGGTGCGATGACGTGCCAGGGCCCATTTTCGGCCTTCCTGTCAGCCTGTAAATCCTGGCTACGCAACATGCCATCTCGAAGAGTGTAGGTGCTCACTCTCTGTGTCGGAGGGTTGGCACCTTTTTTATCATTCGTTGTTGCGGAGGATTTCTAATGCGAGTGTCGTATGCGAATGATTGTTGAACCGACAATCATCTGCGGGAGGTTAGCAGAAGGCATAAAAGAAGAGAGACCCCCATGGTTTGGCCGCCACGGTCTCTCTTCTCCACGGGGTCGTGTTTTCACACGCCCTAAGGGTGCCTTGATCTTACATGGTTTTGTTCCCCGATGTCCAGTCCTATTTGAGATTTTGTGAGCACCCAGATATATCTAAGATTCGTCCGCAAGTATGTAGCATGTGCGGGACAAATCAACCTTTAAGATTCCATGGTCATTACAAACGGAATGTGTGGTGCGAGGAGCACTGTTACAAAATTATTGTCTTTCGGTTTTTGTGTGGGAGATGTTGTGCGACCGTTAGCGTACTCCCGTCGTTTGTTGGGCGCTACCAGCGCACTGCATGGGATTTGCAAGAAGATGTATTGGCTGCCTGTGAGGACGGTGCATCCCTGGAAAAGGCGGGAAGTCTGGTCCCTCCTCCATCTGGCCCTATTTCATACCGCACGGTTTGGAGATGGAAAAAGGCATGGGAGTTGCGTATGGAATCAGCGGAGTCTGGGTTTTGGAAGTGTGTCCTCTCTGTCAGGCCAACTTTGCAATGGCCAAGAGGTACGGCTCGACCTAAAACACGAATCAGACTCTGGCAATGGATATGGCATCAGGCGGCGCCAATGGGAATGGCAGTTGGCCTCTTTCACGGCCTTTTTCGCCTGTGCCAACCATCTGCATGTTTCAAGAACTGAAATTCCCCACAAAATGTGTCTATGGAGGCTTCCTCTGAACGCTACGAAAATGGATTTGTAGCAAAAATTGAAGGAGGAAGTCTGGATGACACAGGTTTCGAGGGAACAAATTGCAAGTTTTCGCTACAGCCTCATTGCTCCAGTTGTCAGTCGGCAGACGCCGCTGAGTCCTGGAGAACTTGGGGCTTATTTGCGTGAGGTGAGTGCTCGTGAGTACGAGATTCCAGGCAGCACACGCCGGCATGTTAGTGTACGAACGCTGGAGAGATGGCTGGCAGCCTACCGTGCGGGTGGATATGATGCCTTAATGCCAAAGGTGCGGCTCGACAAAGGAAATGCCCGATTATCCGAGACGGTGATTGCAAGGGCCGCAGAATTAAGGCGCGCTCGCCCAGAACGCAGCGTTGAGCAAATTATCCTGTTGCTTGAAACAGAAGGAATCGCTGAACCGGGAAGCGTGGCAGTCAGTACGTTGGCCCGACACCTGCGAAAGATGGGACTGCGCCGCAAGGAATTGTTGGTTACTCCCCAGAACAGGGGGGATTTCCGACGCTTTGAAGCGGAAGATGTGCATGTATGCTGGCAGGCAGATTTCCAACACACATTGTATTTGCCAGATCCCAATCGCCCAGGGAAAAGGAAGAAAGCCATTCTCTTCGCCATCCTAGATGACTACAGCCGTCTGATTGTGCATGGGCAATTTTATTGGGACGAGAAGATGCCTCGGATGGAAGACAGCCTCAAGAAAGCCATTTTGCACTATGGCGTGCCGGAGCAACTTTACGTTGACAATGGAGCCGTGTTCTCCTCTCACCATCTAAAACGTATCTGCGGGAGGCTGGGAATCCATTTGTCGCACAGTAAAGCAAGACGTCCAGCTGGTCGGGGTAAAATTGAGCGGTTCTTCCGGTTTGTAGACACCAGCTTTGTCCCGGAAGCGTACGAGGCCATTGATTCCGGGTATATAGAAACCTTGGAAGACCTCAATGAGGCGTTTCAAATGTGGGTACAAGGATACTACCACGAGCGTAAACACGGCAGCACGAAGATGTCTCCGAAACAGCGAGCTGCCCAAAGCACCCGCCAGACAAAGCGAGTTTCTGAACAAGAATTGCATGAGATCTTTCTCTGGCAGGAGGAACGCAAAGTAGACAAGGCAGGTTGCGTCTCCTTGCAAGGGAATGTGTTTCAAGTAGATGATGAGTTGGCAGGAACCAAGGTGCAATTGCGATTTGACCCGTTTGACCTGACAGCTATTCAAGTCTGGCAGGGGGACAAACGATATGCGGATGCTACACCCATTGACCTCACTCGTCGCTATGACCACCGTGTAAAACAAGAAGTAGAGAAACAAGCGACCGAGTTGTTTACAGATGGTATCTCACTGTTTAAAGCTCTGGCGCAGAAACAACGGGCTATGAGTGAGGGACTGCGTTTCTCAGAAGGCGGTGAAGCACAATGACTCCGATGGAACGTTGGAACTGGCAGGCT
Above is a genomic segment from Alicyclobacillus cycloheptanicus containing:
- a CDS encoding AAA family ATPase, which translates into the protein MRLTEVTVQYFKNFVEPQTIEIEADVTCFIGKNESGKTTILQAIHRVHPANGNEQKNRFDLTTEYPRWRLARDRRNNENIMDTKPVTLTFILDDEDRAALKDLVESELPEGAILRVSKTYANELKMVLQAPLDAVVQAAAEAAELSAEDASQLLQTAPTCSEAAALARRRAEELAGESALQSKAWTTLANRIDEWAYLVDGAEQDDVCDDILELVPKTFYFSNYQNLPGEADLTDLASKVQAGQALNEEEETIVALLQHAGERPEDFLDDNYDSRKAELQAASVDLTRHAFEYWRQNTDLEVVFDTDNVSVGQHPNGGHIMHRLLKIQLRDGRHGGVETNFSTRSSGFQWFFSFFAAFSAHQESEEPIIVLLDEPGTSLHGDAQRDFVRFIMRELGASKQTLYTTHSQHMVDPTRYEKLRGVHDRSTRENPDNGVSVTKVNLSADRDTILPVESALGYSVSQHLFLGSGQHLAVEGSSDFVYLQRFTEYLISHGQVGLDPRLSIIPVGSVDNMPVFIALLGRRLRVSALVDGDRSTKKLERILAAARDNEVNENAIVVCSDVGAHLPRNADVEDLFDTADYLRLYNWAFNSNLTPEDLPQTSEPIIRRVTICRGEFDHALPAHAFTHHRDEFFASVHDQTIKNFSKLFVLLNSTVTND
- a CDS encoding recombinase family protein gives rise to the protein MGFTSSDFPIRLQRVFMYLRKSREDREAELRAQQEGREDEIETLAKHRRTLLNLAHRYEHNIVRIYEEVVSGEYISERPEMISLLRSVESGEADAVWCMDLDRLGRGDMFDQGQIIRAFKDSGTLILTPEKVYDLSDEMDEEWTEFQTFMARRELKMITKRMQRGRVASVQDGKYIGTRPPFGYDVNKDLVLVPNADADTIRLIYDLYVNHYMGCNRIAARLNELELRTSTGKLWRGETVLQYLKNPVYAGWIVWKKVKADKRKGTFQQRPRNEWIVARGKHEPIISQELYDKATELRQRKSIPRVPKSSNIASPLTGLVICGKCGYHMIRRPYGRQLPHLMCANPHCDQKSSRLEYVERAVFRALEEWLEDYKVTVDEVMAELAPTTQEDTRFQEKLSYLDSEIEKANNQRDKLHDLLEQGVYNHETYLERNQKLMTRLEEFRRQKKALEDEIERFSRTNVARQQVIPEIQHVLDAYHYTDDVQKKNNLLKSVLEKVVYNKEKWQRGDQFELILYPLV
- a CDS encoding sigma-70 family RNA polymerase sigma factor, producing MENEITIQDVLGSDADETEEEVSKRMEIRNMLNLMNTLDERERTVIGLRFGLADGQEWTQNAVAEYLGISRSYVSRLEKRALLKMFHQSYAGKRKRKSFVYRPPVDN
- a CDS encoding 5' nucleotidase, NT5C type, which encodes MKRIAIDMDDTIADFTSKHLRVYNEVFNESLTVEDLNGKKLWHARPHKAKEILDLLADPEFFRDLEVIEGSQEIIALLNEQYEVYIATAAMDIPHSFSAKYEWLRENFPFLSEQRFVFCGNKTIVNADYLIDDSPRHFVRFPGQGILFTAHHNLDQTGYPRFNSWEEAKEYFF
- a CDS encoding Mu transposase C-terminal domain-containing protein is translated as MTQVSREQIASFRYSLIAPVVSRQTPLSPGELGAYLREVSAREYEIPGSTRRHVSVRTLERWLAAYRAGGYDALMPKVRLDKGNARLSETVIARAAELRRARPERSVEQIILLLETEGIAEPGSVAVSTLARHLRKMGLRRKELLVTPQNRGDFRRFEAEDVHVCWQADFQHTLYLPDPNRPGKRKKAILFAILDDYSRLIVHGQFYWDEKMPRMEDSLKKAILHYGVPEQLYVDNGAVFSSHHLKRICGRLGIHLSHSKARRPAGRGKIERFFRFVDTSFVPEAYEAIDSGYIETLEDLNEAFQMWVQGYYHERKHGSTKMSPKQRAAQSTRQTKRVSEQELHEIFLWQEERKVDKAGCVSLQGNVFQVDDELAGTKVQLRFDPFDLTAIQVWQGDKRYADATPIDLTRRYDHRVKQEVEKQATELFTDGISLFKALAQKQRAMSEGLRFSEGGEAQ